A stretch of DNA from Mycobacteriales bacterium:
CGGGGTCGGCGTAGAGCTCCGGGAGGTCGTCCGGGAGCCGCACCTGCACGGGCAGGCTGGCCGGGCCGAGCTCGCCCAGCACCCCGGGCAGCACGTCGTCGATGCCGATCTGCGCGGGGTGGACCGCGAGGGCGCCGGCCTGCAGCCTGCTCATGTCGAGCAGGTTGTTCACCAGCCGGGTGAGCTGGTCGAGGGACTCGTCGGCCGTGGCCAGCAGCTCGGCCCGCTCGCTGTCCTTCCATTGCATCCCCGGGCTGCGCAGCGCGGTGACCGAGGCCTTCGCGGATGCCAGCGGGGTGCGCAGGTCGTGGCTGACGGCCGCGAGCAGCGCCGTGCGGGTGCGGTCGACCTCGGCGAGCGGTCCGGCCTCGGCGGCGGCGTCGGCGAGCCGCCGTTGCCGTAGCGCGACCACGACCTGGGCGGCGAACGCGGCCAGCACCCGGCGGTCCTCGGCCGGGAGGACACGACCCCGCAGGACCAGGACCAGATCGTCGATCGGGACCTCCGTGTCGCCCTCCTCGGGTCGGGCGCAGGGCTGGGTGCCGGACGTCGCCACCACCGTCCAGCCGGCCCGCCCGGCCGCGGACCGGCTCGCCTCCGGTACGGCTGAGACCCGGCCGGCCGGTCCGCGCCCGGCCGGCGCCGCGGGTGGGTTCCCGTCCCGTTCCAGCAGGGTCGCGGACGTCATGCCGAACGTCTCCCGGACGCGGTCGAGCAGTGCCGGCAGCGCCCGCTCGCCGCGCAGCACGTCGCCGGCGGCGGTCGAGAGCGCCTCCGCCTCGGCCGTCGCCCGGGCGGCCTGGCTGGTCCGCCGGGCCGCGAGGTCGACCACCGCGCTGACCATCAGCGCGACGGTGATGAACGCGACGATGGCGAAGGCGTTGTTGCGCTCGGCGATGGTGAACTCGTGCAGCGGCGGCGCGAACAAGTAGTTCAGCAGCAGGGAACCGGCGATCGCGGCGGCTACGGCCGGCCAGACGCCGCCCACGAGCGCGACGGCGACGATCGCGAGCAGGAACAGCAGGACGTCGCTGGTCAGGTTCAGCGAGCCGCGGACGGAGACCAGCACGAGGGTCAGCAGCGGCAGCAGCACGGCCGCGGTGGCCGCGCCGAGCAACCGCCGGCGCAGGGTCAGACCGGCGGAGAGCCGGGGGAGGCGGCGGCGTCCGCGCCCGATCTGGCCGTGGGTGACCATGTGGACGTCGATCGACCCGGACAGCGCGGTGGTGGTGACGCCGGTGCCCGGGGACAGGATCTGGGCCAGCCGGCCGCGCCGGGAGGCGCCGAGCACGAGCTGGGTGGCGTTCTCGGCCCGGGCGAAGGTCAGCAGCGACCGGGCGATGTCGTCCCCGACGACCTGGTGGTAGGTCCCGCCCAGGTTCTCGACGAGCACTCGCTGGCGGGCCAGGTTTCCCGGGTCGGCGCCGGTGAGCCCGTCGGAGCTGACGACGTGAACGGCGAGCAGGTCCGCGCCGGTGTTGCGGTCCGCGATCCGGGCGGCCCGCCGGATCAGCGTGTCCCCCTCATTCCCGCCGGTGAGAGCGACCACCACCCGCTCCCGGGTCTCCCAGGTGGCGGCGATGCCGTGCTCGCTGCGGTAGCGGTCGAGCTGCTCGTCGACCTTCCCCGCGAGCCAGAGCAGCGCGAGCTCGCGCAGCGCGGTGAGGTTGCCGACCCGGAAGTAGTTCCCGAGCGCCGCGTCGACCCGGTCGGGGGCGTAGACGTTGCCGTGCGCCATCCGCCGCCGCAGCGCCTCGGGCGTGATGTCGACCAGCTCGATCTGGTCGGCCGAGCGGACCACCTCGTCCGGGACCGTCTCACGCTGCGGTACGCCGGTGATCTTCTCCACGACGTCGTTGAGGGACTCCAGGTGCTGCACGTTGACGGTGCTCAGCACGTCGATCCCGGCGTCGAGCAGGTCCTCGACGTCCTGCCAGCGCTTGCCGTGCCGGCCGCCCGGCACGGTGGTGTGGGCGAGCTCGTCGACGAGCGCGATCTCCGGCCGGCGGGCGAGGACGCCCGCGACGTCCAGCTCGGTGAACTGGGTCCCGCGGTAGGCGACCGCCCGCCGGGGGAGGACCTCCAGGTCGTCCAGCAGCGCCGCGGTCCGCGAGCGCCCGTGCGTCTCGACCAGGGCGACGACGACGTCCGCGCCACGCTCCTGCCGCCGGTGCGCCTCGTTGAGCATGGCGTACGTCTTGCCCACGCCCGGCGCCGCGCCGAGGTAGATCCGCAGCTTCCCGCGCGCCGGCTGGTGGGCCGCCGAGCCCTCCGCGGGCTCGGCGACCACCTGTTCCCCGTCCGTCATCACGACCACATCCGTGCTCAGGTCACGGGGGCGACGCGGTCGAGCTCCAGATTCAGCTGGAGCACGTTGACCCCGGGCTCGCCCAGAAAACCCAGCCCGCGGCCCTCTGTGTGATCGCGGATGAGCTGCCGCACCCGGTCGACCGGAAGGTTGCGGACCTTGGCGACGCGGGGCGCCTGCAGGGCCGCATAGGCGGGGCTGATGTCCGGGTCGAGACCGCTGCCGCTGGCGGTGACCGCGTCCGCCGGAACGGCGGGGTCGGCCGGCGCGTTGCCGCGGATCGGCACCAGTTGCTCGCCGGCGATGTCCTCGCCGGTCCGGTGGCACTGCACCGCGACGCCCTCGTACGTGGCCAGGAACGGCGTCGGCGTGGTGCCGCAGTACTCGTTCACGCTGACCGCCCGGACGACGGCGCCGGCGTACCCGGGTCCGGTGTGGGAGACGGCCAGCACGGCGCCGACTCCGCCGGCCGTGCAGTACGGGCGGCTGCCGTCGACGCCCTCGAGCGTGCCGACGGCGAGGCTGCGGGCACAGACCTGGGTGAGCAGGCTGGGCTTGCCGTCGTCCCCGGTCGCCGTCGGCGGGACGTCCACGATGTCCTCCGGTCCGAGGTTGGAGGCCGAGGTGGCGGTCGGGTCGTAGCCGTCGCCGGCGCCCGAGGGCCGGGACTGGAAGTACTTCGGGATCGCGTCGCCTTTGTCGTCGGTGAAGGCCTGACCGATCAGGGACGAGCCGACGTCGTGGCCGGCGGCCGTGACGAGCGAACCGTCCGCTTTGGACTTCATCCCGGGGAGCTGGGCGATGCCGGTGATGACGAGCGGGTAGACGATGCCGAGCAGGACGGACAGGACGAGCAGAGCCCGTACGGCGGCGAGGTGCTGGCGTAGCCAGCCGGGCAGTCGGGTGGCCATGTCAGCTGACTCCGGGGATGAACTGGACGAGCAGGTCGATGATCTTGATGCCGGCGAACGGGGCGATCAGGCCGCCGAGGCCGTAGAGGTAGAGGTTGCGGGAGAGCATCTTCGCGGCGCTGGACGGGTGGTAGCGCACGCCGCGCAGGGCCAGCGGGATCAGCGCGACGATGACCAGCGCGTTGAAGATGACGGCCGAGAGAATGGCCGACTCGGGGCTGTGCAGCCGCATGATGTTGAGGGTGTCCAGGCCGGGATAGAGCGCGACGAACATCGCCGGGATGATCGCGAAGTACTTGGCGACATCGTTGGCGATGGAGAAGGTGGTCAGCGAGCCGCGGGTGATGAGCAGCTGCTTGCCGATCTCCACGATCTCGATGAGCTTCGTCGGGTCGGAGTCGAGGTCGACCATGTTGCCGGCCTCCTTGGCCGCCGACGTGCCGCTGTTCATGGCCACGCCGACGTCGGCCTGGGCCAGCGCGGGGGCGTCGTTGGTGCCGTCCCCGGTCATCGCGACCAGCTTGCCGCCCGCCTGCTCCCGCTTGATCAGCGCGAGCTTGTCCTCCGGGGTGGCCTCGGCCAGGAAGTCGTCCACGCCGGCCTCGTCCGCGATCGCCTTGGCCGTCAGCGGGTTGTCGCCGGTGATCATGACCGTACGGATGCCCATCCGGCGCATCTCGTCGAAGCGCTCCCGCATGCCCGGCTTGACCACGTCGGCGAGCTGGATGACGCCGAGCACCCGTGCGGTGCCGTGTGCCTCCTCCGCGACCAGGAGCGGGGTGCCGCCGGAGGCGGAGATGCCGTCGACGAACTCCCCGGTCTGCGGGGGGATCCGGCCGCCGTGAGCGGACACCCAGGCGACGATGGCGCTCGCGGCGCCCTTGCGGATCTGCCGCACTCCGTCCGAAGTGGACATGTCCACACCGGACATCCGGGTCTGCGCCGTGAAGGGCACGAAGTCGGCGTGCACGAGCTCGCCCGGGCCGCGCTCGCGCAGTCCGTACGTGTCCTTGGCGAACACGACGATCGAGCGGCCCTCGGGGGTCTCGTCGGCCAGGCTGGAGAGCTGGGCAGCATCGGCCAGGTCCCCCTCCGGCACGCCGGGCAGGGCCAGGAAACCGGTCGCCTGGCGGTTCCCGAGGGTGATGGTGCCCGTCTTGTCGAGCAGCAGCGTGTTGACGTCGCCGGCGGCCTCGACGGCCCGTCCCGACATGGCCAGCACGTTGCGCTGCACCAGCCGGTCCATCCCGGCGATGCCGATCGCCGACAGCAGCGCGCCGATCGTGGTCGGGATCAGGCAGACCAGCAGCGAGACCAGCACGATCCCGGTCACGCCGCCGCCGTCCAGCGTGGCCGAGTCCGGGATGCCCGGCTGCTGAGCCTTGGCGAAGATCGCCAGCGGCTGGAGGGTGGCGACCGCCAGCAGGAAGATGATCGTGAGCGCGGCGAGCAGGATGTTCAGGGCGATCTCGTTCGGGGTCTTCTGCCGGGAGGCCCCTTCGACCAGCGCGATCATCCGGTCGATGAAGCTCTCGCCGGGCTTCTGGGTGATCCGCACGACGATCCGGTCGGACAGGACCCGGGTGCCGCCGGTGACCGAGGACCGGTCGCCGCCGGACTCCCGGATGACCGGGGCCGACTCGCCGGTGATCGCGGACTCGTCGACGCTGGCGATGCCGTCGACCACGTCGCCGTCGCCGGGGATGAACTGGCCGGCCTCCACCACGACGACGTCGCCCTGACCCAGCTGGGGCGCGGCCACGTCCTGCGCCGCCGCCGTCGCCGGGTCGTCGCCGTCGGTCCAGTCCGTCAGCCGCCGGGCGATCGTGTCGGTCTTGGTCCGGCGCAGCGCCTCGGCCTGGGCCTTGCCCCGGCCCTCCGCGACCGCCTCGGCCAGGTTGGCGAACACGACCGTGAGCCAGAGCCAGACGGTGATCAGCCAGGAGAACACCGAGGAGTCGCGGACCGCGAGCACGGTGGTGAAGACGGCGCCGATCTCGACGATGACCATGACCGGGTTGCGCCACAGCGTCCGCGGGTCGAGCTTGGCCAGCGCTCCCGGCGTGGACCGCCAGAGCTGGGCCGGATCGAGCAGCCCGCCGGACACCCGCCGGGGGGCCTCCGTCCGTTGTGGACGGTTCGACTGCGCCACCGGCTGCGAGTCGCGTATGGATGTGCTCATCAGTGGATGCCTTCCGCGAGCGGCCCCAGCGCCAGTGCCGGGAAGTAGGTGAGAGCGACGACGATGACCGTGACGCCGACGAGCAGGCCGACGAACTGCGGGCGGTGCGTCGGCAGCGTGCCGGCCGAGACCGGCACCGGGCGCTGCCGGGCCAGCGACCCGGCCAGCGCGAGCACCAGCACGATCGGCAGCAGCCGGCCGGCGAGCATGGCGACGCCGAGCGCGGTGTTGTACCAGGTGGTGTTGACGCTGATGCCGGCGAAGGCCGAGCCGTTGTTGTTGCCGGCCGACGTGAACGCGTAGAGCACCTCGGACAGGCCGTGCGGGCCGGAGTTGAGCATGCTCGCGCGCTCGCCCGGCAGGGCCATCGCGATCCCGGTGCCGACCAGCACGATCATCGGCGTCGTCAGCAGGTAGAGCGAGGCCAGCCGCATCTCCCGGGAGCCGATCTTCTTCCCGAGATACTCCGGTGTTCGCCCGATCATCAGCCCGGCGACGAATACGGTGATGATCGCGA
This window harbors:
- a CDS encoding DUF4118 domain-containing protein — its product is MTDGEQVVAEPAEGSAAHQPARGKLRIYLGAAPGVGKTYAMLNEAHRRQERGADVVVALVETHGRSRTAALLDDLEVLPRRAVAYRGTQFTELDVAGVLARRPEIALVDELAHTTVPGGRHGKRWQDVEDLLDAGIDVLSTVNVQHLESLNDVVEKITGVPQRETVPDEVVRSADQIELVDITPEALRRRMAHGNVYAPDRVDAALGNYFRVGNLTALRELALLWLAGKVDEQLDRYRSEHGIAATWETRERVVVALTGGNEGDTLIRRAARIADRNTGADLLAVHVVSSDGLTGADPGNLARQRVLVENLGGTYHQVVGDDIARSLLTFARAENATQLVLGASRRGRLAQILSPGTGVTTTALSGSIDVHMVTHGQIGRGRRRLPRLSAGLTLRRRLLGAATAAVLLPLLTLVLVSVRGSLNLTSDVLLFLLAIVAVALVGGVWPAVAAAIAGSLLLNYLFAPPLHEFTIAERNNAFAIVAFITVALMVSAVVDLAARRTSQAARATAEAEALSTAAGDVLRGERALPALLDRVRETFGMTSATLLERDGNPPAAPAGRGPAGRVSAVPEASRSAAGRAGWTVVATSGTQPCARPEEGDTEVPIDDLVLVLRGRVLPAEDRRVLAAFAAQVVVALRQRRLADAAAEAGPLAEVDRTRTALLAAVSHDLRTPLASAKASVTALRSPGMQWKDSERAELLATADESLDQLTRLVNNLLDMSRLQAGALAVHPAQIGIDDVLPGVLGELGPASLPVQVRLPDDLPELYADPGLLERILANLIGNALRHSPADRPPLVSGSAFGDRVELRVVDRGPGVAESDWQRIFVPFQRLGDRDNTTGVGLGLALSRGLAEAMGGTLEPEHTPGGGLTMVLSLPARAVAARPRSEEVAEA
- a CDS encoding potassium-transporting ATPase subunit C encodes the protein MATRLPGWLRQHLAAVRALLVLSVLLGIVYPLVITGIAQLPGMKSKADGSLVTAAGHDVGSSLIGQAFTDDKGDAIPKYFQSRPSGAGDGYDPTATSASNLGPEDIVDVPPTATGDDGKPSLLTQVCARSLAVGTLEGVDGSRPYCTAGGVGAVLAVSHTGPGYAGAVVRAVSVNEYCGTTPTPFLATYEGVAVQCHRTGEDIAGEQLVPIRGNAPADPAVPADAVTASGSGLDPDISPAYAALQAPRVAKVRNLPVDRVRQLIRDHTEGRGLGFLGEPGVNVLQLNLELDRVAPVT
- the kdpB gene encoding potassium-transporting ATPase subunit KdpB, translating into MMSTSIRDSQPVAQSNRPQRTEAPRRVSGGLLDPAQLWRSTPGALAKLDPRTLWRNPVMVIVEIGAVFTTVLAVRDSSVFSWLITVWLWLTVVFANLAEAVAEGRGKAQAEALRRTKTDTIARRLTDWTDGDDPATAAAQDVAAPQLGQGDVVVVEAGQFIPGDGDVVDGIASVDESAITGESAPVIRESGGDRSSVTGGTRVLSDRIVVRITQKPGESFIDRMIALVEGASRQKTPNEIALNILLAALTIIFLLAVATLQPLAIFAKAQQPGIPDSATLDGGGVTGIVLVSLLVCLIPTTIGALLSAIGIAGMDRLVQRNVLAMSGRAVEAAGDVNTLLLDKTGTITLGNRQATGFLALPGVPEGDLADAAQLSSLADETPEGRSIVVFAKDTYGLRERGPGELVHADFVPFTAQTRMSGVDMSTSDGVRQIRKGAASAIVAWVSAHGGRIPPQTGEFVDGISASGGTPLLVAEEAHGTARVLGVIQLADVVKPGMRERFDEMRRMGIRTVMITGDNPLTAKAIADEAGVDDFLAEATPEDKLALIKREQAGGKLVAMTGDGTNDAPALAQADVGVAMNSGTSAAKEAGNMVDLDSDPTKLIEIVEIGKQLLITRGSLTTFSIANDVAKYFAIIPAMFVALYPGLDTLNIMRLHSPESAILSAVIFNALVIVALIPLALRGVRYHPSSAAKMLSRNLYLYGLGGLIAPFAGIKIIDLLVQFIPGVS